From the Methanobacterium spitsbergense genome, one window contains:
- the fdhD gene encoding formate dehydrogenase accessory sulfurtransferase FdhD: MLEMSKQVNAIRFEGKPSKVMETIVNDEEIEITINNSISRRFSISPNSLREFTVGYLLGEGLTESVDNITDIIIEDKTIKAEIDLVDFDIRKELVVGSDCFGGWRTKIEFIGKVESEYTISKEALFEAFNTLKKEAKIWQETGGTHVAGLVSENKFIAIEDVSRHVAVDKVIGAGALENYDFSKSFIVYSGRMPADMLIKIARVGIPIIASNAAPTSSGVSVAEEAGVTMIGFMRGERFNIYSHPKRIAL; this comes from the coding sequence AGTAAATGCAATAAGATTTGAAGGGAAACCATCCAAAGTAATGGAAACAATTGTGAATGACGAAGAAATTGAAATAACAATTAATAATAGTATTTCAAGAAGATTTTCTATTAGCCCTAATTCACTTCGTGAATTTACTGTGGGTTACCTTCTTGGTGAAGGTTTAACAGAATCAGTGGACAATATTACCGACATTATCATAGAAGACAAAACCATAAAAGCTGAAATTGATTTAGTAGACTTTGACATAAGAAAAGAATTGGTTGTGGGTTCAGATTGTTTTGGTGGATGGAGAACTAAAATCGAATTCATTGGAAAAGTTGAATCAGAGTATACAATTTCAAAAGAAGCTCTTTTTGAAGCATTTAATACGTTGAAAAAAGAAGCAAAAATATGGCAAGAAACTGGTGGTACTCATGTTGCGGGTTTAGTTAGTGAAAACAAGTTCATTGCTATAGAAGATGTCAGTAGGCACGTTGCCGTAGATAAGGTAATTGGTGCTGGCGCTCTAGAAAATTATGATTTTTCCAAAAGTTTCATAGTCTATAGTGGCCGTATGCCTGCGGACATGCTAATTAAAATAGCTAGGGTTGGCATTCCAATTATAGCTTCCAATGCAGCTCCTACATCTTCAGGTGTTTCAGTGGCTGAAGAGGCAGGTGTAACAATGATTGGATTTATGAGGGGAGAAAGATTCAATATTTATTCACATCCTAAAAGAATAGCCCTCTAA